In Pseudomonas sp. GCEP-101, one DNA window encodes the following:
- a CDS encoding DUF4347 domain-containing protein, whose product MLFDGAVAATVAEAADAKPAADTAAKDAQAHPAQDNSAHQGSQDALSAVPAGTSDHRQEIVFVDASVKGYQQLVAGLKPGTEVVVLDGGKDGLQQIADYLKDRSGVDSIHILSHGDVGKVQLGNTWLDGSGIALRSDLLTRIGQALDKNGDILLYGCLVGADGAGRSFVDQLADATGADVAASNDMTGATALGGNWVLEVSHGAVETAALDVGDFRGLLASFNDDFSTNSGQTTTFTRMLGGVSYTYTFTAAGDGGDTAWEGANGEAGSASINLLSTALNTSNTEVFTIARSDGADFTFTSIYLNNTDGDTITVAGYLDGVLVGTAQTVLTGAQRTLSFGGIRVDQVRISSADFYNTNIDSFAGDSVPPSHAPMVTATAGNPSFTENGTAVDLFSGVVAASNDAGETFTGMTLRVTNVSNGASEILNIGGVDVALNNGNSGSIAGIGNYSVTLSGGTAQVVLSGLSRDNTQMAQLIDAITYRNSSDNPGNATRAVTLLTVTDSGPNNNSASPSITSNVAVLAVNDAPTLSPGNSTVSYTEGGSAVLMSTLVVADVDSPALQEATVSISDFRPGDILSVVTSAGFSASYNSGTGVMVVSGSGTPAELQAVLRSVSYSSSSDDPTFGGSDQTRQINFSVKDSGGLASNVATAQVSLTAVNDAPTLSGGPYTWAATDEDTSSQAVTVSSLLAGVSYGDGDGPSAGIALTASSGNGAWQYSTDGVTWTDVGALSSSSALLLAGGTQLRYVPDGANGGAAALTFRAWDQSAGTASINGIRSTADTSSNGGSTAFSTGVAQATISVSSVNDAPLLTPSNPALNSIPDSVVNHVGQAVTSLINGHVSDVDAGAVQGIAITGVDPGVAGTWQYSLNAGASWQDVGAVSTASALLLRSNDRVRFVPDGVHGTYATFTFKAWDQSGSTAGQQGSRVDVSSSGGSTPFSAAIDTASITVVAVNDPPLVTSSGGSAAFVEGENVASTPVVVDSGLTVSDSDSPLLSSAAVRISGNFISAEDVLGFLNNPATMGDISGSYNTATGVLTLSSASGASLAQWQAALRSVTYSNGSETPNTATRTISFSVNDGELDSTAATRTVTVTAVNDAPQLSLPAVISLDEDVSGAITGISVSDVDAGASNVEVTFTLPAGNGTLSAASSGGVVATAAANIVILTGRVADINAYLAGQNLTYSPAANFNGNLTLSVTISDLGNSGGPARTDSGTLTLQVNAVNDAPNAPVVPLFPVFASEDVPLVLSGISFSDIDAGSGVVQATFGVPVGNGTFSAFAGAGVTLTGSGTSQLVLSGTLSDINAFVASGAVSYLSAANASGTVTVTVSLDDNGNTGTGGAKNSSATFNLAISAVNDAPVNSIPATQTVLRDGTLVFSAGQGNAISISDVDAGGGVMQVTLTAQNGLISLGGISGLVFVVGSGTGDATMTFSGTLADINAALNGLTYQPTAGYFGTASLQIVSNDLGLSGAGGAKSDTDTVQISVEQPNPRVLGVATSSPDGSYRVGDQIQIQVQFDQSVFVDTSGGIPTLLLETGAIDRSAIYASGSGSNTLTFLYVVQAGDLSADLNYASTSALSLNGSQIRNGTSDMAFLTLPGLADSDSLASRAALVVDGVAPTVTSVSVPANGTYVAGQNLDFVVNFSENVTVDTSGGIPHLTVTLDNGGTALAQYLSGSGTSALTFRLVVANGHRDGDGISLGSSIQASGGTLRDAAGNDLVPVLNSVGNTSGVLVDAVAPTVSSVSVPVGVPYNAGDTLTFVVNTSEAVLVNGAPRLSLDIGGHTVFADFVAGSGTSTLVFQYTVQAGDNDADGISVSGLSANGATLRDAVGNSMDLTLNNVGSTSGVIVDTVAPMPSAIVTLDPTPTNAGSVRYTVTFSEGVSGVDLSDFTLVGTGTAAGSLSGLQQIDARTYQIAVSGVSGTGTLGLSLNGSATGIVDRAGNALSGGLAGPVYSVDRDAPTVTAVSVPAGSLNNAGDTLDFVVQTSEAVVVDGSPTLAIDMGGRTVYADYVSGSGSNSLVFRYTVQAGDNDADGIQVSGLSANGGSLRDATGNALDTSLNGIGDSHGVLVDTRAPTATGVVRLDPTPTGASTVNFRVTFDEDVSGVDAGDFSLLTSNSAKGSIVSVVQLDARTYQVTVGSVSGQGSLGLAVNAGGISDAAGNALANALRGDSYVIGSLSDGDPQFRVEAPVVPEPPRAPLQPAVPVVGQPLTSSPVIPPSLFQPEGVGGLPPLGQIFIQNGAPSQSFIAQVFGDSSVGDGSGKGFLGFGGGDGGVFGSSTLASMFSRDGFDQSQPLKAFERRGADIDQGIRGIFGAPSLAQQLQQIHESEQQPVRELAWALGQVAHGRDAS is encoded by the coding sequence ATGCTGTTCGACGGCGCCGTAGCCGCCACCGTGGCCGAGGCGGCTGACGCCAAGCCCGCCGCCGACACCGCCGCGAAGGACGCCCAGGCGCACCCGGCGCAGGACAACAGCGCTCACCAGGGCAGCCAGGACGCACTTTCCGCCGTGCCCGCCGGCACCTCGGACCACCGCCAGGAAATCGTGTTCGTCGACGCCAGCGTGAAGGGTTACCAGCAACTGGTGGCAGGCCTCAAGCCGGGCACTGAAGTGGTGGTGCTCGATGGCGGCAAGGACGGTCTCCAGCAGATCGCCGATTACCTCAAGGATCGTTCCGGCGTCGATTCGATCCATATTCTCAGCCACGGCGACGTGGGCAAGGTCCAGCTGGGCAATACCTGGCTGGATGGCTCGGGCATCGCCCTGCGCAGCGACCTGCTCACCCGCATCGGCCAGGCACTGGACAAGAACGGCGACATCCTCCTGTACGGATGCCTGGTGGGCGCCGACGGCGCGGGTCGCTCCTTCGTCGACCAACTGGCCGATGCCACCGGCGCCGACGTTGCCGCCTCCAACGACATGACCGGCGCCACAGCGCTGGGCGGCAACTGGGTGCTGGAGGTCAGCCACGGTGCTGTCGAGACGGCGGCGCTCGATGTGGGCGATTTCCGCGGCCTGCTGGCTAGCTTCAATGACGACTTCAGCACCAATTCCGGACAAACCACCACGTTCACCCGGATGCTGGGCGGCGTCAGCTACACCTATACCTTCACCGCGGCCGGGGACGGTGGCGACACGGCGTGGGAAGGCGCCAATGGCGAGGCCGGCAGCGCATCGATCAACCTGCTGTCCACCGCGCTCAACACGTCCAACACCGAGGTGTTCACCATCGCCCGCAGCGATGGTGCCGATTTCACGTTCACCAGCATCTACCTGAACAATACCGACGGCGACACCATCACCGTCGCGGGATACCTCGATGGTGTACTTGTCGGAACCGCTCAGACCGTCCTCACGGGGGCTCAGAGGACGCTCAGCTTCGGTGGTATCCGCGTCGACCAGGTGCGTATCAGCAGCGCTGATTTCTACAACACCAACATCGACAGTTTCGCCGGCGACTCCGTCCCGCCGAGCCACGCACCGATGGTGACCGCCACCGCCGGCAACCCCAGCTTCACCGAGAACGGCACGGCCGTGGACCTGTTCAGCGGCGTTGTGGCCGCGAGCAACGATGCTGGCGAGACCTTCACCGGCATGACGCTGCGGGTGACCAACGTGAGCAACGGTGCCAGCGAAATCCTGAACATCGGCGGCGTCGACGTCGCGCTGAACAATGGCAACAGTGGTTCCATCGCCGGCATCGGCAACTACAGCGTGACGCTCTCCGGTGGTACCGCGCAGGTGGTTCTCAGCGGACTGTCGCGGGACAATACGCAGATGGCGCAACTGATCGACGCCATCACCTACCGCAACAGCAGCGATAACCCGGGTAACGCCACCCGCGCCGTGACCCTCCTGACGGTGACGGACAGCGGGCCGAACAACAACAGCGCGTCGCCGAGCATCACGTCGAACGTCGCCGTTCTCGCGGTGAATGATGCGCCGACGCTGAGCCCTGGCAACAGCACCGTCAGTTACACCGAGGGCGGCTCCGCGGTGCTGATGAGCACGCTGGTGGTGGCCGACGTCGACAGCCCGGCCCTGCAGGAGGCCACGGTCAGCATCAGCGATTTCCGCCCTGGCGATATCCTGTCGGTGGTCACATCTGCTGGCTTCTCCGCCAGCTACAACAGCGGCACCGGCGTGATGGTGGTCAGCGGCAGCGGCACGCCGGCCGAGCTGCAGGCCGTCTTGCGCTCGGTGAGCTATTCGTCTTCTTCGGACGATCCCACCTTCGGCGGTTCCGACCAGACGCGGCAGATCAACTTCAGCGTCAAGGACAGCGGCGGCCTGGCTTCCAACGTAGCCACCGCGCAGGTATCGCTGACCGCGGTGAACGACGCCCCGACTCTGTCCGGCGGCCCCTATACCTGGGCGGCTACCGACGAAGACACCAGCTCCCAGGCGGTCACGGTCAGCAGCCTGCTGGCTGGCGTCAGCTACGGCGACGGCGACGGCCCCAGCGCCGGTATCGCCCTGACGGCCAGCAGCGGCAACGGCGCCTGGCAATACTCCACCGACGGCGTGACCTGGACCGATGTCGGCGCGCTGTCCAGTTCCAGCGCGCTGCTGCTGGCGGGCGGTACGCAGCTTCGTTATGTACCCGATGGCGCCAACGGCGGGGCGGCCGCACTGACCTTCCGCGCCTGGGACCAGAGCGCTGGGACCGCCTCCATCAACGGCATTCGCTCCACCGCGGATACCAGCAGCAATGGCGGCAGCACGGCGTTCTCGACGGGGGTTGCGCAGGCAACGATCAGCGTCAGCAGCGTCAACGATGCGCCCCTGTTGACCCCTTCCAACCCGGCGCTCAACAGCATTCCCGACAGCGTTGTGAACCATGTCGGGCAGGCGGTTACCAGTCTCATCAACGGCCACGTCAGCGACGTGGACGCGGGCGCGGTGCAGGGCATTGCCATCACCGGGGTGGACCCGGGCGTTGCCGGCACCTGGCAGTACAGTCTGAACGCTGGTGCGAGCTGGCAGGACGTCGGTGCGGTTTCCACTGCCTCGGCGTTGCTACTGCGCAGCAACGACCGCGTGCGCTTCGTGCCCGATGGCGTCCACGGCACCTATGCCACCTTCACCTTCAAGGCCTGGGACCAGAGTGGCAGCACGGCCGGCCAGCAGGGCAGCAGGGTCGATGTTTCCAGCAGCGGCGGCAGCACGCCGTTCTCCGCGGCCATCGACACCGCCAGCATTACGGTCGTCGCGGTCAACGATCCTCCGCTGGTCACCAGCAGCGGGGGGAGTGCGGCTTTCGTCGAAGGGGAGAACGTGGCTTCCACCCCGGTGGTGGTCGATAGCGGTCTGACCGTGTCGGACAGCGATTCGCCACTGCTCTCCAGTGCTGCGGTGCGTATCTCCGGCAACTTCATCAGCGCCGAGGATGTGCTGGGTTTCCTCAATAATCCGGCCACCATGGGCGATATCAGTGGCAGCTACAACACCGCAACCGGCGTGCTGACGCTTTCCTCCGCCAGCGGCGCCAGCCTCGCACAATGGCAGGCCGCGCTGCGTTCGGTGACCTACAGCAACGGCTCGGAGACCCCGAACACTGCCACCCGCACCATCAGCTTCAGCGTGAACGACGGCGAGCTAGACAGCACGGCGGCCACGCGCACGGTGACGGTGACCGCCGTCAACGATGCTCCGCAACTCAGCCTGCCCGCTGTGATCAGCCTCGACGAGGACGTTTCCGGCGCCATTACCGGCATCAGCGTCTCCGACGTCGATGCGGGTGCCAGCAACGTGGAGGTCACCTTCACGCTTCCGGCGGGCAACGGCACCCTTTCAGCGGCGAGCAGCGGCGGCGTCGTCGCCACCGCGGCGGCGAACATCGTGATCCTCACCGGCCGAGTCGCCGACATCAACGCCTACCTCGCCGGGCAGAACCTGACCTACTCGCCGGCGGCGAACTTCAACGGCAACCTCACCTTGAGTGTCACCATCAGTGACCTGGGCAACAGCGGTGGGCCGGCGAGGACTGACAGCGGCACCCTGACATTGCAGGTCAATGCGGTGAACGATGCACCGAACGCCCCCGTGGTGCCGTTGTTCCCGGTGTTCGCCAGCGAGGATGTGCCGCTGGTGCTGAGTGGCATCAGCTTCAGCGATATCGATGCCGGGTCGGGCGTGGTCCAGGCGACCTTCGGCGTACCCGTCGGCAACGGAACCTTCAGCGCGTTTGCAGGCGCCGGCGTGACGCTGACGGGCTCGGGCACCAGCCAACTGGTGCTCAGCGGCACCCTGAGCGATATCAACGCCTTCGTCGCCAGCGGCGCGGTGAGCTACCTTTCCGCCGCCAATGCCTCGGGCACCGTCACCGTGACGGTGAGCCTCGATGACAACGGCAATACCGGTACTGGCGGCGCCAAGAATTCGTCGGCCACCTTCAACCTGGCCATCAGCGCGGTGAACGACGCCCCGGTGAACAGCATTCCCGCGACCCAGACCGTGCTGCGCGACGGCACCCTGGTCTTCAGCGCAGGGCAGGGCAATGCGATCTCCATCAGCGACGTGGATGCCGGTGGCGGCGTGATGCAGGTGACCCTCACCGCCCAGAACGGACTGATCTCGCTGGGCGGCATCAGCGGCCTGGTGTTTGTGGTGGGCTCCGGCACCGGCGACGCCACCATGACCTTCAGCGGCACCCTGGCCGATATCAACGCGGCCCTCAACGGCCTGACGTACCAGCCAACGGCGGGCTATTTCGGTACTGCGTCGCTGCAGATCGTCAGCAACGACCTGGGCCTGTCCGGGGCCGGCGGCGCCAAGAGCGACACCGACACCGTCCAGATTTCGGTCGAGCAGCCCAATCCCCGGGTTCTCGGCGTCGCCACCAGCTCGCCCGACGGCAGCTACAGGGTCGGCGATCAGATCCAGATCCAGGTCCAGTTCGACCAGAGCGTCTTCGTCGACACCAGCGGCGGTATACCGACTCTGCTGCTGGAGACCGGCGCTATCGATCGCAGCGCCATCTACGCCAGTGGCAGCGGCAGCAACACCCTCACGTTCCTCTATGTCGTGCAGGCCGGTGATCTGAGCGCCGACCTCAACTACGCGAGCACCAGCGCGCTGTCGCTCAATGGTTCGCAGATCCGCAACGGCACGAGCGACATGGCGTTTCTCACGCTGCCCGGCCTGGCCGACAGCGACAGCCTGGCGAGCCGTGCCGCCCTGGTCGTCGACGGCGTGGCGCCCACGGTCACCAGCGTCAGCGTGCCGGCCAATGGCACCTACGTGGCGGGGCAGAACCTCGACTTCGTCGTCAACTTCAGCGAGAACGTCACGGTGGACACCAGCGGCGGCATACCGCACCTCACCGTGACGCTGGACAACGGCGGCACTGCGCTCGCGCAGTACCTGAGCGGCAGCGGCACCAGCGCCCTGACGTTCCGCCTGGTGGTCGCCAACGGTCATCGCGATGGCGACGGCATCAGCCTCGGCTCGTCCATCCAGGCCAGCGGGGGCACCCTGCGCGATGCCGCCGGCAACGATCTCGTTCCCGTTCTGAACAGTGTGGGCAACACCAGCGGCGTGCTGGTCGATGCCGTGGCGCCCACGGTCAGCAGCGTCAGTGTGCCGGTGGGCGTTCCCTACAACGCCGGCGATACCCTGACCTTCGTGGTCAACACCAGCGAAGCCGTGCTGGTCAACGGTGCCCCGCGGTTGTCCCTGGATATCGGCGGCCACACGGTATTCGCCGACTTCGTCGCCGGTTCCGGCACGTCGACGCTCGTCTTCCAGTACACCGTCCAGGCTGGCGACAACGACGCCGACGGCATCAGCGTAAGCGGATTGTCGGCCAACGGCGCCACGCTGCGCGATGCCGTCGGCAACAGCATGGACCTGACGCTGAACAATGTCGGCTCGACCAGTGGTGTCATCGTCGACACCGTGGCGCCGATGCCCAGCGCCATCGTCACCCTGGATCCGACGCCGACCAATGCCGGCAGCGTGCGCTACACCGTGACCTTCAGCGAAGGCGTCAGTGGCGTCGACCTGAGCGACTTCACCCTGGTCGGCACCGGTACCGCTGCGGGTAGCCTGAGCGGCCTGCAGCAGATCGACGCGCGCACCTACCAGATCGCTGTCAGCGGCGTCTCGGGGACCGGCACCCTGGGGTTAAGCCTCAACGGCAGCGCCACCGGCATTGTCGACAGGGCGGGCAATGCCCTCAGCGGAGGACTGGCAGGCCCCGTGTACAGCGTCGACCGCGATGCACCCACCGTTACCGCGGTCAGCGTGCCTGCGGGCAGCCTCAACAACGCGGGCGATACCCTCGACTTCGTGGTGCAAACCAGCGAAGCCGTGGTGGTCGATGGCTCGCCGACGCTGGCCATCGACATGGGCGGACGCACTGTCTACGCCGACTACGTCAGCGGCTCGGGCAGCAACAGCCTGGTGTTCCGCTACACCGTCCAGGCCGGCGACAACGACGCCGACGGCATCCAGGTCAGCGGGCTTTCCGCCAACGGTGGTTCCCTGCGCGACGCCACCGGCAACGCGCTCGATACGTCCCTGAACGGCATCGGCGACAGCCATGGCGTCCTGGTGGATACCCGCGCGCCCACCGCCACCGGCGTCGTGCGGCTGGACCCGACGCCCACCGGCGCGAGCACGGTGAACTTCCGGGTGACCTTCGACGAGGACGTCAGCGGCGTCGATGCCGGCGACTTCTCCCTGCTCACCAGCAATTCCGCCAAGGGCAGCATTGTTTCCGTCGTGCAGCTGGACGCACGTACCTACCAAGTGACCGTTGGCAGCGTGAGCGGGCAGGGCAGCCTGGGCCTGGCGGTCAACGCCGGCGGAATCAGTGACGCGGCGGGCAATGCGTTGGCCAACGCCTTGCGCGGCGACAGCTATGTGATCGGCTCGCTGTCCGATGGCGATCCGCAGTTCCGCGTGGAGGCTCCGGTCGTGCCCGAGCCGCCGCGCGCGCCGCTGCAGCCGGCGGTACCGGTGGTGGGACAGCCGCTGACCAGCTCGCCGGTGATCCCGCCGTCGCTGTTCCAGCCTGAAGGCGTAGGCGGCCTGCCGCCGCTGGGGCAAATCTTCATCCAGAACGGCGCACCGTCGCAGAGCTTCATCGCCCAGGTATTTGGCGATTCCAGCGTTGGCGATGGCAGCGGCAAGGGCTTCCTCGGCTTCGGCGGCGGCGATGGCGGCGTCTTCGGCAGCAGTACGCTGGCGAGCATGTTCAGCCGCGACGGCTTCGACCAGAGCCAGCCGCTGAAAGCCTTCGAGCGCCGCGGCGCAGACATCGACCAGGGTATCCGCGGCATCTTCGGCGCGCCGAGCCTGGCGCAGCAACTGCAGCAGATCCACGAATCCGAACAACAACCCGTGCGCGAGCTGGCCTGGGCGCTGGGGCAAGTCGCCCATGGCCGCGACGCATCCTGA
- a CDS encoding phage tail protein, with translation MEPFIGEIKMFGGNFAPRGYAFCQGQILSIAQNSALFSLLGTVYGGDGQTTFRLPDLRGRVPVGQGSGGGLSPVVLGEVGGGENVTLTLNQMPTHNHTVTFAGQVTATGQAAIPATASATATTQAAPGTGTVLGPIAAGGRPGSLYATSAAETTLAPFNISCSGNVPAATVGLSGGSQPVPVRNPYLGINFIIALEGVFPSRN, from the coding sequence GTGGAACCATTTATCGGTGAGATCAAGATGTTCGGCGGCAACTTCGCGCCGCGCGGCTACGCATTCTGCCAGGGACAGATCCTGTCGATCGCACAGAACTCGGCGTTGTTCTCTCTGTTGGGCACGGTATACGGCGGCGATGGTCAGACCACCTTCCGTCTGCCCGACCTGAGAGGCCGTGTGCCTGTCGGCCAAGGCTCGGGAGGCGGCCTGTCGCCTGTCGTTCTGGGCGAAGTGGGGGGCGGCGAAAACGTCACCCTCACCCTCAACCAGATGCCGACTCACAACCATACGGTGACCTTCGCCGGGCAGGTGACGGCCACCGGCCAGGCGGCGATTCCTGCCACCGCCAGCGCAACCGCCACCACACAGGCCGCACCGGGCACAGGTACCGTGCTCGGCCCGATCGCCGCCGGTGGTCGTCCCGGTTCCCTGTACGCCACCAGTGCCGCGGAAACCACCCTCGCACCGTTCAACATCAGCTGCAGTGGCAACGTGCCGGCCGCGACTGTCGGCCTCAGTGGCGGCAGCCAGCCGGTCCCGGTCCGCAACCCGTACCTGGGCATCAACTTCATCATTGCGCTGGAGGGGGTCTTCCCGTCGCGCAACTGA
- a CDS encoding DUF6916 family protein has translation MYSMPTQQDLQQAQGTLFQLWVAPDQALDVELIEVLVGNPMSAEYESFSAAFALPAQWDLPQAVYRLSPPGEEGWLLLLTPVQPTADRRAVLQAVFHTRKAA, from the coding sequence ATGTATTCGATGCCCACCCAGCAAGACCTGCAGCAGGCGCAGGGAACCCTCTTCCAGTTGTGGGTCGCGCCGGACCAGGCGCTGGACGTCGAATTGATCGAGGTGCTCGTGGGGAATCCGATGAGCGCCGAGTACGAGAGCTTCAGTGCGGCGTTCGCCTTGCCCGCGCAATGGGACCTGCCCCAGGCGGTGTACCGCCTGTCCCCGCCCGGCGAAGAGGGTTGGCTCCTGCTGCTCACCCCTGTGCAGCCCACTGCCGACCGCCGCGCGGTCCTCCAGGCGGTCTTCCATACCCGCAAGGCGGCGTAG
- a CDS encoding GNAT family N-acetyltransferase gives MTSLALRFRPAVDADLAFLRRLYASTRSAELAQVAWEPAAIDAFLAQQFDAQHQYYQAQFPDAEFLVIEADAQSVGRVYLHWGSAHLQIIDLALLPSHCGLGIGGRVLGQLLERADAQGLSVGLHVEHYNPAQRLYARHGFAVVGENGVYLKLRRLPGAPSRANAPAAVLS, from the coding sequence ATGACTTCACTCGCGTTGAGGTTTCGCCCCGCCGTGGACGCCGATCTGGCGTTCCTGCGTCGCCTCTATGCGAGCACACGCTCCGCCGAGCTGGCCCAGGTTGCCTGGGAACCGGCCGCCATCGACGCCTTTCTCGCCCAGCAATTCGACGCTCAGCACCAGTACTACCAGGCGCAGTTTCCCGACGCCGAGTTCCTGGTGATCGAGGCGGACGCCCAGTCCGTCGGTCGCGTCTATCTCCACTGGGGTAGCGCCCACCTGCAGATCATCGACCTCGCCCTGTTGCCCAGCCATTGCGGCCTGGGGATCGGCGGCCGCGTGCTCGGCCAGTTGCTCGAGCGCGCCGACGCCCAGGGCCTGAGCGTCGGCCTGCACGTGGAGCACTACAACCCGGCCCAGCGTCTCTATGCCCGCCACGGCTTCGCGGTGGTCGGCGAGAACGGCGTCTATCTCAAGCTGCGTCGACTGCCCGGTGCCCCGTCGCGGGCCAACGCGCCTGCCGCAGTCCTGTCGTGA
- a CDS encoding sulfotransferase family protein produces the protein MAVRQSQGDWRGWLPIRVFVAGDQWRVDWCWFGDTPLREPFFSDSVRRALRLPFNQAMRRESSLDALDQWRVASPGVAPSLFIHHASRCGSTLLAQLLASDEKNIVVSEAPALDTLLRAGLQAPELALEVDEGLRGLLSAYGQRRLGSEQALVVKLDAWNVFQASILRRLYPATPSLFVYRDPLEIVVSHLRQPGMHMVPGLLGETSLEATGAPGGVDRVARHIGQILQGGLQLCREYGAVPVNYSELPGAAWQRLASLLRVEAVDRGRLQEVACSDAKQPGMAFSPDGERKRAAADDAVRMAVKRWAGAPYEDLEALRLDMA, from the coding sequence ATGGCTGTCAGGCAAAGCCAAGGCGATTGGCGCGGCTGGCTGCCGATCCGGGTGTTCGTGGCCGGCGATCAGTGGCGCGTCGACTGGTGCTGGTTCGGCGATACGCCGTTGCGCGAACCCTTTTTCAGCGACAGCGTGCGTCGCGCGCTGCGCCTGCCGTTCAACCAGGCGATGCGCCGGGAAAGCTCTCTGGACGCCTTGGACCAATGGCGCGTGGCGAGCCCCGGCGTGGCGCCGAGCCTGTTCATTCACCATGCCTCGCGCTGTGGCTCGACGCTGCTGGCGCAACTGCTTGCCAGCGACGAAAAGAACATCGTGGTGTCCGAGGCGCCGGCACTGGACACGCTGCTGCGCGCCGGCCTGCAGGCTCCGGAGCTGGCCCTCGAAGTCGACGAAGGTCTGCGCGGATTGCTCAGCGCCTATGGTCAACGGCGCCTGGGCAGCGAGCAGGCGCTGGTGGTGAAGCTCGATGCCTGGAATGTTTTCCAGGCATCGATCCTGCGTCGGCTGTACCCGGCGACGCCGAGCCTGTTTGTCTATCGCGATCCACTGGAAATCGTCGTTTCGCACCTTCGCCAGCCTGGCATGCACATGGTGCCGGGGCTGCTCGGAGAAACCTCGCTGGAGGCGACCGGCGCGCCCGGTGGGGTCGACAGGGTGGCGCGGCACATCGGGCAGATTCTGCAGGGTGGGCTGCAGTTGTGCCGGGAGTACGGGGCGGTGCCGGTGAACTACAGCGAGTTGCCGGGCGCGGCCTGGCAGCGGCTGGCGAGCCTGTTGCGCGTGGAGGCGGTGGACCGCGGGCGCCTGCAGGAGGTGGCGTGTTCGGATGCCAAGCAGCCCGGCATGGCCTTCAGCCCGGATGGCGAGCGCAAGCGCGCCGCTGCGGACGATGCGGTGCGAATGGCGGTGAAGCGCTGGGCGGGGGCGCCCTATGAGGACCTGGAGGCTCTGCGCCTGGACATGGCATGA
- a CDS encoding aspartyl/asparaginyl beta-hydroxylase domain-containing protein, with the protein MASEFRFPPCARLPLRFPTQDLQAAVAALPASAWVTHFNTAYHNGGWSGVSLLAPQASNHALSAGQGNDTRLPSATRWYGPFWQALLQRLEMPVGCARLLRLDAGSSIREHCDPDLGDPDGEVRLHIPILTGPGVEFLLEGQVVPMAPGECWFLDLARPHRVDNVSEQARVHLVIDARRNDWLRRQIAAGLTDSPACQPARSTLAFAEFRRQVERRPDLVAALCDLQDPREFCARAVALGDGMGLRFQDDDVRAAMRQGRRAWLDQGSY; encoded by the coding sequence GTGGCTTCTGAATTCCGCTTCCCGCCTTGCGCCCGGCTGCCGTTGCGTTTTCCGACGCAGGACCTGCAGGCCGCTGTGGCGGCGCTGCCGGCCAGCGCCTGGGTCACTCATTTCAATACGGCCTACCATAACGGAGGCTGGAGCGGTGTCAGCCTGCTGGCGCCGCAGGCGTCGAACCACGCGCTGTCCGCGGGGCAGGGGAACGACACGCGGCTGCCCTCTGCGACGCGCTGGTACGGCCCGTTCTGGCAGGCGCTGTTGCAGCGCCTCGAGATGCCTGTCGGTTGCGCCCGCCTGCTGCGCCTGGACGCGGGCAGCAGCATCCGCGAGCACTGCGACCCGGACCTGGGCGACCCCGACGGAGAGGTGCGTCTGCACATTCCCATTCTCACCGGGCCGGGCGTCGAGTTCCTGCTCGAGGGCCAGGTCGTGCCGATGGCGCCGGGGGAGTGCTGGTTCCTCGACCTGGCGCGGCCGCATCGGGTGGACAACGTCAGCGAGCAGGCGCGGGTGCATCTGGTGATCGATGCCCGGCGCAACGACTGGCTGCGTCGGCAGATCGCTGCGGGCCTGACGGACAGCCCGGCCTGCCAGCCGGCGCGTTCGACCCTCGCCTTTGCCGAGTTTCGTCGCCAGGTGGAGCGTCGCCCCGACCTCGTCGCAGCGCTGTGTGACCTCCAGGACCCCCGTGAATTCTGCGCTCGCGCGGTCGCCCTGGGCGACGGGATGGGGCTGCGTTTCCAGGACGACGACGTGCGGGCGGCGATGCGTCAGGGGCGTCGGGCATGGCTGGACCAGGGGAGTTACTGA